A section of the Candidatus Latescibacterota bacterium genome encodes:
- a CDS encoding BatD family protein produces MDMEFQLDGSLDGRRRSLLAVVAGGFLALAITLVLVWPGGAVAADISVIANVESRDVYVGESFLFQIVIDGSGEVIEPDVSGLAGFIVQFMGGSNNSSQSISVINGRVQRTVHKGFTLTYRLTPKSPGRVTIPSININVEGTVFKTDPITISVKKPEESEDFKLKIELSRDACYVGEPVVLTVTWYLNRDVEAFNFTAPILENDAFDFELPEVKIDQSKKYFRIPMGSGEVIAEKGQGMLDGKRFVTLTFRLALIPRQDGMFDIPEFIVACESGTGIRNRRDFFDDFFSDNYRGRWRGSLKKYVVPSNSLSLFVKDLPLEGRPDGFAGHVGELKISTTADPVEVSVGDPITMNIVIEGPDYLGRIDLPSLANQPGMEEDFKIPEERADGRVAEKKKIFTQTLRARHDDVKEIPAIRIAYFDTGKEEYRIASSDPIPLVVRETRVVTASDAEGLVHGPGGSPLEKWKEGIAYNYEGGSVLSDQEAGLDSLYERPALLALVLVFPLLFGVTLVSKAMIEKRSADPAGVRARGALRRLNSGLGSLTKAGSAGGGEFSDMVMELLKKYLGDKLDRSGAALTAEETERIMEGKGLDPETISSVREVFDECERWAYSGLADSEERRQDLAGRIRDAARKLDRRL; encoded by the coding sequence ATGGATATGGAGTTTCAGCTGGACGGATCGCTCGATGGACGTCGAAGGTCTCTGCTCGCTGTGGTAGCGGGAGGCTTTCTCGCCCTTGCGATCACCCTTGTCCTGGTGTGGCCCGGCGGAGCAGTTGCGGCTGATATCAGTGTGATTGCCAATGTCGAGTCGAGAGATGTTTACGTCGGCGAATCATTTCTTTTTCAGATCGTGATCGATGGGTCAGGGGAAGTCATTGAACCTGACGTGTCGGGCCTTGCCGGATTCATCGTGCAGTTCATGGGCGGCTCGAACAATTCGAGCCAGTCGATATCTGTGATCAACGGCCGTGTCCAGAGGACAGTCCATAAGGGTTTTACATTAACCTACAGGCTCACCCCGAAGAGCCCGGGGCGTGTGACTATTCCCTCGATCAATATCAATGTAGAGGGGACCGTTTTCAAAACGGACCCGATAACGATATCTGTGAAGAAACCCGAGGAGAGTGAGGATTTCAAATTGAAGATCGAACTCTCCCGTGACGCCTGTTATGTGGGAGAGCCGGTGGTGCTGACCGTCACATGGTATCTGAACAGAGACGTTGAGGCCTTTAATTTTACCGCTCCGATCCTGGAGAATGATGCTTTCGACTTTGAACTTCCAGAAGTGAAGATAGACCAGTCTAAAAAGTATTTCAGGATCCCGATGGGCAGTGGTGAAGTCATCGCCGAAAAGGGACAGGGGATGTTGGATGGGAAACGGTTTGTAACCCTGACATTCAGGCTCGCGTTGATTCCCAGGCAGGATGGGATGTTCGATATTCCGGAATTCATCGTCGCGTGTGAATCTGGAACAGGGATCAGGAACCGCAGGGATTTTTTCGACGATTTCTTCTCCGACAATTACAGGGGGAGATGGCGCGGCAGTCTCAAAAAATATGTTGTTCCATCGAACAGCCTTTCCCTGTTCGTGAAAGATCTGCCTCTTGAGGGCAGGCCAGACGGATTTGCGGGGCATGTGGGCGAGCTGAAGATCTCGACGACAGCAGATCCGGTCGAAGTCAGCGTCGGTGATCCGATTACAATGAATATCGTCATCGAGGGTCCCGACTATCTGGGCAGGATCGATCTTCCGTCCCTCGCGAATCAGCCGGGAATGGAGGAGGATTTCAAGATTCCCGAGGAGAGAGCGGACGGGCGGGTCGCGGAAAAGAAGAAGATATTCACTCAGACTTTGAGGGCCAGACATGACGACGTGAAGGAGATCCCTGCCATAAGGATCGCCTATTTCGATACGGGAAAAGAAGAATATAGGATAGCCTCATCGGATCCGATCCCTCTTGTGGTCAGGGAGACGAGGGTCGTTACGGCAAGTGACGCCGAGGGCCTGGTGCATGGACCGGGAGGAAGCCCTCTGGAGAAATGGAAAGAGGGTATAGCATACAATTATGAGGGCGGTTCAGTGCTTTCAGATCAGGAAGCGGGGTTGGATTCTCTCTATGAGCGCCCTGCTTTGCTGGCGCTTGTCCTTGTTTTTCCGCTGCTGTTCGGAGTGACTCTGGTGTCGAAGGCCATGATCGAAAAAAGGTCTGCCGACCCGGCGGGAGTGAGAGCTAGAGGGGCTCTCAGGAGACTTAATAGTGGCCTTGGATCTTTGACGAAGGCAGGAAGCGCGGGAGGTGGGGAGTTCAGTGATATGGTGATGGAACTTCTCAAGAAGTATCTCGGCGACAAACTGGACAGGAGCGGCGCCGCGTTGACGGCAGAGGAGACTGAACGGATAATGGAGGGAAAAGGACTCGATCCCGAAACGATATCGTCCGTAAGAGAAGTCTTCGACGAGTGCGAAAGATGGGCCTATTCAGGGCTTGCGGACAGCGAAGAGAGAAGGCAGGACCTTGCCGGCAGGATCCGGGACGCCGCGAGAAAACTGGACAGGAGACTGTAG
- a CDS encoding MBL fold metallo-hydrolase — translation MLRLTIILCLFTLGVTLPSGSSAQSDPVIKVIYNNVVDDEDFERAGGFSCVVEGLEKTILFDTGGNGTILMKNMAKMGIDPGSIDLVLLSHFHWDHTEGLDEFLKKNSKVIVFAPASFPDEWKTGLRRNKIRLVDVSGPMILCEDVFTTGERGSEIVEQSLLIKTTGGTILITGCAHPGIVSIVEKAMDLTGKQVLLAMGGFHLRDHSEEELGQVLQGFSDLGVVYCGASHCTGDEQIAAIKDAYGERYVNTGVGSIIDVSKFEWRPSSGTESGEQADREENRDDTQ, via the coding sequence TTGTTAAGATTGACGATCATTCTTTGTCTTTTTACGTTGGGTGTAACGTTGCCCTCGGGCAGTTCGGCCCAAAGCGATCCTGTTATCAAGGTCATCTACAACAATGTAGTCGATGATGAAGACTTTGAACGCGCCGGGGGATTCAGCTGTGTCGTCGAGGGCCTTGAGAAGACGATCCTGTTTGATACGGGTGGAAACGGCACCATCCTCATGAAGAACATGGCAAAGATGGGGATCGATCCAGGGTCTATAGACCTGGTCTTGTTGTCGCATTTTCACTGGGACCATACCGAAGGCCTGGATGAATTCCTGAAAAAGAACAGCAAGGTGATTGTATTTGCTCCCGCGTCATTTCCGGATGAATGGAAAACGGGACTTCGCCGGAACAAGATCAGGCTTGTCGACGTCAGTGGTCCGATGATCCTCTGTGAGGATGTATTCACGACAGGAGAACGGGGCAGCGAGATAGTCGAACAATCACTCCTGATAAAAACAACGGGAGGTACGATTCTTATCACCGGATGTGCGCATCCCGGCATTGTCAGCATCGTTGAGAAAGCGATGGATCTAACAGGCAAACAGGTGCTTCTGGCGATGGGTGGATTCCACCTGAGAGATCACAGTGAAGAAGAGCTCGGGCAGGTCCTGCAGGGATTCAGCGACCTTGGCGTGGTATACTGCGGCGCGAGCCACTGCACCGGAGACGAACAGATCGCTGCTATAAAAGATGCCTATGGCGAGAGGTATGTGAATACTGGCGTTGGATCGATAATCGATGTCAGCAAGTTCGAGTGGCGGCCGTCGTCAGGCACTGAATCTGGCGAGCAGGCAGACCGAGAGGAGAATCGCGATGACACTCAGTGA
- a CDS encoding C1 family peptidase produces the protein MKTGFKTSIVSLAIIAMLVVVSSAVSAVDRGLDKGTLKEIKKSFELTPENRALMNAISNNDINDLTFNREIYNEHNEIYTDKVEAKGITNQKSSGRCWMFAGLNMMRPAVMKNLNLDEFEFSENYLFFYDKLEKANLFLEAVIETADRDIDDRELQALFRGPVPDGGWWNYYVDLIDKYGVVPQCVSQETKHTSATRRMNGMLDHMARVDAVELRKMVSGGSSPGEISGRKVEMLKDFYRVLVLHMGEPVEKFTWRVKDKDDDVIEKVYTPQSFYKEAVGVDLQEYVALFDYPAYEYNKYYEVNYCRNLYDRPDMGFINLGAEELKKYAVRAIQDGEPVWFSADIGKANDGEHGILKPGMFDYDGLFSIDGDISKADLIQFRGTSPNHAMVFVAVDLKDGKPVKWKVENSWGTSRGSAGFWAMYDEWFSKYVFSVIVHKKHLPAKIVRLLDTEPQRIPAWDPMRSAFDRE, from the coding sequence ATGAAGACCGGATTCAAGACTTCTATAGTCTCGCTGGCAATCATCGCCATGCTGGTTGTAGTATCGTCGGCCGTGTCGGCAGTGGACAGGGGACTGGACAAAGGGACATTGAAGGAGATAAAAAAGTCGTTCGAGCTTACTCCGGAAAACAGGGCACTGATGAATGCCATCTCGAACAACGATATTAACGATCTCACTTTCAACAGGGAGATCTATAACGAACATAACGAGATCTATACTGACAAGGTCGAGGCGAAGGGGATCACCAACCAGAAGAGCAGCGGGCGTTGCTGGATGTTCGCGGGGCTCAATATGATGCGCCCGGCTGTGATGAAAAATCTTAATCTCGATGAGTTCGAATTCTCCGAGAATTATCTTTTTTTCTACGACAAGCTGGAGAAAGCGAATCTCTTTTTAGAGGCAGTCATCGAGACAGCCGATCGCGATATCGACGACAGGGAACTTCAGGCTCTGTTCAGGGGCCCCGTACCTGACGGTGGCTGGTGGAATTACTACGTCGACCTGATCGACAAGTACGGTGTGGTCCCGCAGTGCGTCAGTCAGGAGACGAAGCATACCAGTGCCACACGAAGAATGAATGGGATGCTTGACCATATGGCTCGTGTCGATGCTGTCGAACTGAGGAAGATGGTTTCCGGCGGCTCGTCACCCGGGGAGATAAGCGGCCGCAAGGTCGAGATGTTGAAAGATTTCTACAGGGTCCTGGTCCTTCATATGGGCGAACCGGTGGAGAAATTCACCTGGAGGGTCAAGGACAAGGACGACGATGTGATAGAGAAGGTGTACACACCACAGTCTTTCTATAAGGAAGCGGTCGGCGTCGATCTGCAGGAATATGTTGCCCTCTTCGACTACCCGGCCTACGAGTACAACAAATATTACGAGGTGAACTATTGCCGAAACCTGTACGACAGGCCCGACATGGGTTTCATAAATCTCGGCGCTGAGGAGTTGAAGAAATACGCCGTAAGGGCGATCCAAGATGGTGAGCCGGTATGGTTCTCTGCCGACATAGGTAAGGCGAATGACGGTGAGCACGGTATCTTAAAGCCCGGGATGTTCGATTACGATGGCCTTTTCAGCATAGACGGGGATATCTCCAAAGCTGACCTGATACAATTCAGGGGCACCTCTCCGAACCACGCGATGGTGTTTGTCGCTGTCGATCTGAAAGACGGAAAGCCGGTCAAGTGGAAGGTGGAGAACTCCTGGGGGACCAGCCGGGGTTCGGCGGGTTTCTGGGCGATGTACGACGAGTGGTTCTCGAAATATGTTTTCAGTGTGATCGTCCACAAAAAGCACCTGCCTGCGAAGATCGTAAGACTTCTTGATACGGAGCCGCAGAGGATTCCCGCATGGGACCCGATGCGCTCTGCTTTTGATAGGGAGTGA
- the bcp gene encoding thioredoxin-dependent thiol peroxidase encodes MTLSEGSKAPAFNLPDQNGDKHRLSSYKGQWVLVYFYPKDNTSGCTKEACAIRDNFPAFNKLRIKVFGVSKDSVASHARFAGKYDLPFTLLSDEGLDMLKKYGVWQKKKMTGREYMGIVRMSYLIDPKGKVKKAYLKVKPPEHAEQVLEDLKGLI; translated from the coding sequence ATGACACTCAGTGAAGGATCAAAAGCTCCGGCATTCAACCTGCCCGATCAGAATGGAGATAAACACAGACTGTCGTCGTATAAGGGCCAGTGGGTACTCGTCTATTTCTATCCGAAAGACAACACTTCCGGCTGCACTAAAGAGGCATGTGCGATCCGCGACAATTTCCCCGCCTTCAACAAACTCAGGATAAAGGTCTTCGGTGTCAGCAAGGACTCGGTGGCGAGTCACGCGAGGTTTGCCGGCAAGTACGACCTCCCTTTCACCCTCCTCTCCGATGAGGGCCTCGATATGCTCAAAAAGTATGGAGTCTGGCAGAAAAAGAAGATGACCGGACGCGAGTACATGGGCATCGTGAGGATGTCATATCTGATCGACCCGAAGGGGAAGGTCAAAAAGGCTTATCTGAAGGTCAAGCCGCCAGAGCACGCCGAGCAGGTGCTGGAGGACCTCAAGGGACTCATCTGA
- a CDS encoding tetratricopeptide repeat protein, protein MKKMFSIRRFKISAAAVVFTAVVICAAGDAVPQSSVSLDEYLVRGDDAFRRGMELDSSDPDAAKDYYRRAILNFEHIAEEGGVQNGKLYYNIGNAWFRMDDLGRAILNYKRAALFSPNDQNLAQNLEYARTRRVSRVEVPEREIIFKTLFFIHYDIPSRVRLAVFIAAFALVWMSAGAWLFMRRGYLKIMITVFSIVSVIFMVSLSVEMASRSSRPEGVVVAGEVIARKGDAETYQPSFTEPLSPGTEFRLLERRTQWWHIELEDGARCWIPAGAGETVINW, encoded by the coding sequence ATGAAGAAAATGTTCTCTATAAGACGTTTTAAAATATCCGCGGCGGCCGTTGTGTTTACTGCCGTCGTGATCTGTGCTGCTGGTGATGCTGTCCCGCAGAGTTCGGTCTCTCTCGATGAATATCTTGTTCGCGGTGACGATGCGTTCCGCAGGGGGATGGAACTGGACAGCTCCGACCCCGACGCTGCGAAGGACTACTATCGCAGAGCGATCCTGAACTTCGAGCATATCGCTGAAGAGGGCGGCGTGCAGAATGGAAAGCTCTATTACAATATAGGCAACGCGTGGTTCCGCATGGACGACCTCGGAAGGGCCATCCTGAATTACAAGCGGGCGGCGCTGTTCTCTCCAAACGATCAGAACCTTGCTCAGAACCTCGAATATGCCAGAACCAGGCGTGTGAGCAGGGTAGAGGTCCCCGAAAGAGAAATAATATTCAAGACGCTTTTCTTTATTCACTATGATATTCCCTCGAGGGTCCGGCTCGCGGTATTTATAGCGGCCTTCGCCCTTGTCTGGATGTCTGCCGGGGCCTGGCTTTTCATGAGGCGGGGGTATCTGAAGATCATGATCACCGTTTTCTCGATAGTAAGCGTTATCTTTATGGTGTCGCTTTCTGTAGAGATGGCAAGCCGATCAAGCAGGCCGGAAGGTGTCGTGGTCGCCGGGGAAGTCATTGCCCGCAAAGGGGACGCGGAGACATATCAGCCGAGCTTCACAGAGCCACTCAGTCCCGGCACAGAGTTCAGGCTTCTCGAAAGACGGACTCAGTGGTGGCATATCGAACTCGAGGATGGGGCGAGATGCTGGATACCTGCGGGAGCTGGAGAAACTGTGATAAACTGGTAA